In one window of Rhizobium oryzihabitans DNA:
- a CDS encoding septation protein A: MDIESNSKESEKMVAEISPLLKFVLELGPLMVFFFANSRGEWLASTFPVLTEFGGPIFIATGLFMIATALALSVSWVLTRKLPIMPLISGIVVFVFGALTLWLQNDTFIKMKPTIVNALFGVILLGGLFFGQSLLGYVFNSAFKLNDEGWRKLTLRWGVFFLFLAVLNEVVWRMFSTDTWVAFKVWGTMPITIIFTMAQMPLVMRHSVEPLRKDEK; this comes from the coding sequence ATGGATATCGAAAGCAATTCCAAGGAAAGCGAAAAGATGGTGGCGGAAATCAGCCCGCTCCTGAAATTCGTGCTCGAGCTTGGCCCGCTTATGGTGTTCTTTTTCGCCAACTCCCGCGGCGAGTGGTTGGCGTCGACTTTCCCCGTGCTGACGGAGTTCGGTGGGCCGATCTTCATCGCCACCGGCCTGTTCATGATCGCAACGGCGCTCGCGCTTTCGGTTTCATGGGTGCTGACGCGGAAACTGCCGATCATGCCGCTGATATCAGGCATTGTGGTTTTCGTGTTCGGTGCGCTGACGCTCTGGTTGCAGAACGATACTTTCATCAAGATGAAGCCGACCATCGTCAACGCCCTGTTCGGTGTCATCCTGCTTGGCGGCCTGTTCTTCGGCCAGTCGCTGCTGGGTTATGTATTCAATTCGGCCTTCAAGCTGAACGATGAGGGCTGGCGCAAGCTGACCCTGCGATGGGGTGTGTTTTTCCTCTTCCTCGCGGTGTTGAACGAGGTGGTCTGGCGCATGTTCTCCACCGACACCTGGGTCGCCTTCAAGGTGTGGGGCACGATGCCGATCACCATCATCTTCACCATGGCGCAGATGCCGCTCGTCATGCGCCATTCTGTCGAGCCTCTTCGCAAGGACGAAAAATGA
- a CDS encoding DsbE family thiol:disulfide interchange protein, translating into MTQAGHDQNTKAKTTGRARYALALLPLLLFGGFALVAGKMLYDQDVNGLDISAIPSALIGTKAPSLSLPPLEGSNLPALTDAAIKGKLTLVNVFASWCIPCRQEHPLLQELAKDSRITVVGINYKDKQDNALRFLGELGNPFAAIGVDPNGKAAIDWGVYGIPESYLVGADGTILYKKVGPFDARSVERDLLPAITAAAGK; encoded by the coding sequence ATGACGCAGGCCGGCCACGACCAGAATACAAAGGCCAAAACCACCGGCCGCGCACGATATGCGCTGGCGCTGCTGCCGCTTCTGCTTTTCGGCGGCTTTGCCCTCGTCGCCGGCAAGATGCTCTATGATCAGGACGTGAACGGGCTGGATATCAGCGCCATTCCCTCGGCTCTCATCGGCACCAAAGCGCCGAGTTTGTCGCTGCCGCCGCTGGAGGGCTCCAACCTGCCGGCGCTCACCGATGCCGCCATCAAGGGCAAGCTGACTCTGGTCAACGTCTTTGCTTCCTGGTGCATTCCCTGCCGTCAGGAGCACCCGCTGCTTCAGGAACTGGCCAAAGACAGCCGCATCACCGTTGTCGGCATCAATTACAAGGACAAGCAGGACAACGCGCTGCGCTTCCTCGGCGAACTCGGCAATCCCTTCGCTGCGATAGGCGTCGATCCAAACGGCAAGGCCGCGATCGACTGGGGTGTCTATGGCATTCCCGAAAGCTATCTGGTCGGCGCGGACGGCACGATCCTTTACAAAAAGGTCGGCCCATTCGATGCCCGCAGCGTCGAACGCGACCTGCTGCCGGCCATTACTGCCGCCGCCGGAAAATAA
- a CDS encoding MBL fold metallo-hydrolase, producing MAPLERHHSAPYTFSMNRRNFFRFSTLGLLAVAGGALFARRSNASAYYSGPISDHFDGVRFFNPGGSPPGNFMGLLKWRFNGERATWPEDYPSPFPFAKPEPRIDGKDIRVTFVGHASFLIQTAGLNILIDPVWSQRTSPFSFVGPKRVNAPGIRFEDLPPIDLVLVTHNHYDHLDMETLKRLHVAHKPLFVTPLGNDAIIRTGVEAARIKVGDWGDVVETGSVKIHFEPCHHWSARGLNDRRMALWAAFVIETPGGKIYHIGDTGFHEGLNYHAARKKHGEFRLANLPFGAYEPRWFMKGQHQNPAEAVEGMKICGAAHVCGHHWGTVQLTDEAVDAPLAALKTALVGQEVEESRFRPMRPGEVFDVPAA from the coding sequence ATGGCGCCGCTTGAACGGCACCATTCCGCTCCCTATACCTTTAGCATGAACCGTCGAAACTTCTTTCGTTTTTCAACTCTTGGATTGCTCGCTGTGGCGGGCGGTGCGCTGTTTGCCCGCCGTTCGAACGCCAGCGCCTATTATAGTGGCCCGATCTCCGATCATTTCGACGGGGTGCGCTTCTTCAACCCCGGCGGTTCGCCGCCCGGCAATTTCATGGGCCTGCTCAAATGGCGCTTCAACGGCGAGCGCGCCACATGGCCGGAAGATTATCCGAGCCCCTTTCCGTTCGCGAAGCCGGAACCGCGGATCGACGGAAAAGATATCCGCGTCACCTTCGTCGGTCACGCCTCCTTTCTCATCCAGACGGCGGGGCTGAATATCCTCATCGATCCGGTATGGTCGCAGCGTACCAGCCCGTTCAGTTTTGTCGGTCCCAAACGCGTCAATGCGCCCGGTATCCGCTTCGAGGATTTGCCGCCCATTGATCTGGTGCTGGTGACGCATAATCACTACGACCATCTGGATATGGAAACGCTGAAGCGGCTGCATGTGGCGCACAAACCGCTTTTCGTCACGCCGCTCGGCAATGACGCAATCATCCGTACGGGCGTCGAGGCGGCGCGTATCAAGGTGGGGGACTGGGGCGATGTCGTGGAGACCGGTTCGGTCAAAATTCATTTCGAACCCTGCCACCATTGGTCCGCGCGGGGTCTCAACGACCGGCGCATGGCGCTCTGGGCGGCCTTCGTCATCGAAACGCCTGGCGGCAAGATCTACCATATCGGCGATACGGGTTTTCACGAGGGCCTCAATTATCACGCCGCGCGCAAGAAGCACGGCGAATTCCGTCTCGCCAACCTGCCTTTCGGCGCCTATGAGCCGCGCTGGTTCATGAAGGGCCAGCACCAGAACCCGGCGGAAGCCGTGGAAGGCATGAAGATCTGCGGTGCTGCACATGTCTGCGGCCACCATTGGGGCACGGTGCAGCTTACCGATGAAGCGGTGGATGCACCGCTTGCGGCGCTCAAGACAGCACTTGTCGGGCAGGAGGTAGAGGAGAGCCGTTTCCGGCCGATGCGCCCCGGCGAGGTTTTCGACGTGCCTGCCGCCTGA
- a CDS encoding heme ABC transporter permease, translating into MNEQTFAITKFSDLANPTRFLALAARILPWLAVLTALVLAIGLYLSFTTEGDYQQGYTVRIMYVHVPSAWLAMMCYTVMAVSAIGTLVWRHPLADVSHKAAAPIGAAFTLIALVTGSLWGKPMWGTWWVWDARLTSVFVLFLMYLGLIALNRAMDDPSRAARVSAVLILVGFVNIPIIKFSVEWWNTLHQPASVIRMGGSAIDAEFLWPLLTMAIGFTLLFFTLHIAAMRNEIWRRRVAAQRRLAARMANREG; encoded by the coding sequence ATGAACGAGCAGACTTTCGCCATCACCAAATTCAGCGATCTCGCCAATCCCACGCGGTTTCTGGCGCTGGCAGCACGCATTCTGCCCTGGCTCGCTGTTCTGACAGCGCTGGTGCTGGCCATAGGCCTCTATCTGTCCTTTACGACCGAGGGCGATTATCAGCAGGGTTACACCGTGCGCATCATGTATGTGCACGTCCCCTCGGCGTGGCTGGCCATGATGTGTTATACGGTCATGGCCGTCTCGGCCATTGGCACCCTCGTCTGGCGTCATCCGCTGGCGGATGTCAGCCACAAGGCCGCCGCCCCCATCGGGGCCGCCTTCACGCTGATTGCGCTGGTCACAGGCTCCCTCTGGGGCAAACCTATGTGGGGAACCTGGTGGGTGTGGGATGCGCGGCTGACCTCCGTTTTCGTCCTCTTCCTGATGTATCTGGGGCTGATCGCGCTCAATCGCGCCATGGACGATCCGTCCAGAGCCGCCCGCGTCAGCGCCGTGCTGATCCTTGTCGGTTTTGTGAATATTCCCATCATCAAGTTTTCGGTCGAGTGGTGGAACACGCTGCACCAGCCGGCAAGCGTCATCCGCATGGGCGGTTCTGCCATTGATGCGGAATTTCTCTGGCCGCTTCTGACCATGGCGATCGGCTTCACGCTGCTGTTCTTCACATTGCACATCGCTGCCATGCGCAATGAAATCTGGCGCCGGCGCGTGGCTGCGCAACGGCGCCTTGCCGCCCGCATGGCAAACCGGGAGGGCTGA
- the dapF gene encoding diaminopimelate epimerase — protein MADTVEFAKMNGLGNKILVVDMRGRKDMVTPAAAIALNADPTTQFDQIMAIHDPRIGGTDAFIDILNCDGTKAQACGNGTRCVVQALSSETGKTSFTFQTVAGILNAVEHEDGMISVDMGLPRFRWSDIPLSEEFHDTSRIELQIGPIDAPVLHSPAVMSMGNPHAIFWVDRDPMSFDLERFGPLLENHPMFPEKANITLAQVISDSALRTRTWERGAGLTLACGSAACAAAVSAARTGRTAKKVTIDVASSPVRVPLTIDWREDNHVIMTGPAEWEWSGVVDPVTGVWSRDVAAEQGAI, from the coding sequence ATGGCGGATACGGTCGAATTTGCGAAGATGAACGGGCTTGGCAACAAGATCCTCGTTGTCGACATGCGCGGCCGCAAGGACATGGTGACGCCCGCCGCAGCCATTGCGCTCAACGCCGATCCCACCACCCAGTTCGACCAGATCATGGCAATCCACGATCCCCGTATCGGCGGCACCGATGCCTTCATCGATATCCTCAATTGCGATGGCACGAAGGCGCAGGCCTGCGGCAACGGCACGCGCTGCGTGGTGCAGGCGCTTTCCTCGGAAACCGGCAAGACCAGCTTTACCTTCCAGACGGTGGCGGGCATCCTCAACGCCGTCGAGCATGAGGACGGCATGATTTCCGTCGACATGGGCCTGCCGCGTTTCCGCTGGAGCGACATTCCGCTTTCCGAAGAATTCCACGATACGAGCCGCATCGAGTTGCAGATCGGGCCGATCGATGCGCCTGTCCTGCATTCGCCCGCCGTCATGTCGATGGGCAACCCGCATGCGATTTTCTGGGTGGATCGCGACCCGATGAGTTTTGATCTGGAACGGTTCGGACCGCTTCTCGAAAACCACCCGATGTTCCCGGAAAAGGCCAATATCACGCTGGCGCAGGTGATTTCCGACAGCGCGCTTCGCACGCGCACCTGGGAGCGCGGCGCGGGGCTGACGCTTGCCTGCGGTTCCGCAGCCTGCGCCGCTGCCGTTTCCGCCGCGCGCACCGGCCGCACAGCTAAGAAGGTCACCATCGATGTCGCCTCCAGCCCCGTGCGCGTGCCGCTGACCATCGACTGGCGCGAGGACAACCACGTCATCATGACCGGCCCGGCCGAATGGGAATGGTCCGGCGTTGTCGATCCCGTCACCGGCGTCTGGTCGCGGGATGTCGCGGCCGAACAGGGGGCCATATGA
- the mtaB gene encoding tRNA (N(6)-L-threonylcarbamoyladenosine(37)-C(2))-methylthiotransferase MtaB, which yields MSGVEVITFGCRLNTYESEVMRAEAEKAGLNNAVLVNTCAVTGEAVRQARQAIRRARRDNPHARIIVTGCAAQTEKQTFAEMPEVDAVLGNEEKLKSASYRALPDFGVSAEEKLRVNDIMSIKATAPQMVKHIDGHVRAFIQVQNGCDHRCTFCIIPYGRGNSRSVPMGAVVDQARRLTESGYCEIVLTGVDATSYGADLPGEPSLGYLAKTLLKQVPEISRLRLSSIDSIEADSHLMDLIADEPRLMPHLHLSLQHGDDMILKRMKRRHSRADAIRFCHEVRSLRPDIAFGADMIAGFPTETEEMFENSATLAEECGISSLHVFPYSPRAGTPAARMPQLDRALVKERAARLRERGETLRLAHLQNMVGSVQTILVENNGFAHTVNFTLVVAPDLAPRTLAQVAITGHNGKHLNMKLLAADAA from the coding sequence ATGAGCGGCGTCGAGGTCATAACCTTCGGCTGCCGTCTCAACACCTATGAATCGGAAGTGATGCGGGCGGAGGCCGAAAAGGCCGGGCTCAACAATGCCGTGCTGGTCAATACCTGTGCGGTGACGGGTGAGGCGGTGCGACAGGCCCGCCAGGCCATTCGCCGGGCGCGGCGCGACAATCCGCATGCCCGTATCATCGTCACCGGCTGTGCCGCGCAGACGGAAAAACAGACCTTTGCCGAGATGCCCGAGGTGGATGCGGTGCTGGGCAATGAGGAAAAGCTGAAAAGTGCTTCCTATCGCGCGCTGCCGGATTTCGGTGTTTCGGCGGAAGAAAAGCTGCGCGTCAACGATATCATGAGCATCAAGGCGACCGCGCCGCAGATGGTCAAGCACATAGACGGGCATGTGCGCGCCTTCATTCAGGTGCAGAACGGCTGTGACCATCGCTGCACCTTCTGCATCATTCCTTATGGGCGCGGCAATTCGCGCTCCGTGCCGATGGGTGCCGTGGTGGATCAGGCGCGCAGGCTGACGGAAAGCGGCTATTGCGAGATCGTTCTGACGGGGGTGGATGCGACCAGCTATGGCGCTGACCTGCCGGGCGAACCGTCTCTTGGATATCTTGCCAAGACATTGCTGAAGCAGGTGCCGGAAATCTCGAGACTTCGGCTTTCCTCCATCGACAGCATAGAGGCGGACAGCCATCTGATGGATCTTATTGCCGATGAGCCGCGTCTCATGCCGCATCTGCACCTGTCCCTCCAGCATGGCGACGACATGATCCTGAAACGCATGAAACGCCGTCATTCCAGGGCCGATGCCATTCGGTTCTGTCACGAGGTGCGGTCGCTCCGGCCGGATATCGCCTTCGGTGCTGATATGATCGCCGGTTTTCCAACCGAGACGGAAGAGATGTTCGAAAATTCTGCGACGCTTGCGGAAGAATGCGGCATTTCCAGCCTGCATGTGTTTCCCTATAGCCCGCGCGCCGGCACGCCTGCTGCACGCATGCCGCAGCTTGACCGCGCCTTGGTGAAGGAGCGGGCGGCGAGGCTTCGCGAACGCGGCGAGACGCTGAGGCTCGCGCATCTGCAAAACATGGTTGGCTCGGTGCAGACGATCCTCGTTGAAAACAACGGTTTTGCTCATACCGTCAATTTCACGCTGGTCGTGGCGCCTGATCTTGCCCCGCGCACTCTTGCGCAGGTTGCGATTACCGGCCACAACGGCAAACATCTGAACATGAAGCTTCTGGCGGCTGACGCGGCCTGA
- the ccmD gene encoding heme exporter protein CcmD encodes MTHAFYIGMSYAATGLVVLCLIAWVVFDGQARKRELKALEASGVRRRTKAGSAGDAP; translated from the coding sequence ATGACGCACGCCTTTTATATCGGCATGTCCTATGCGGCGACCGGCCTTGTCGTCCTCTGTCTCATTGCCTGGGTCGTTTTCGACGGTCAGGCGCGTAAAAGGGAACTGAAGGCATTGGAAGCATCCGGCGTGCGCCGCAGGACGAAAGCCGGTTCTGCAGGTGACGCGCCATGA
- the ccmA gene encoding heme ABC exporter ATP-binding protein CcmA: protein MDLTAENLGVRRGEDFIFMNVSFKLSDGDALVLTGRNGSGKSTLLRTVAGLLRPEQGCIKIAGKWIEMDMRPSEACHYLGHRNAMKTELTVWENLRFWKDFLGDFSGGTGMEIDEAAEIVGLAGITHLPFGYLSAGQQRRFAMAKLLIAWRPVWILDEPTAALDKAADGMFTGLVQSHLGRGGIVLAATHQPLGLENARELQMTGFAGVEAWA from the coding sequence ATGGATTTGACGGCGGAAAATCTTGGCGTGCGGCGCGGTGAAGATTTCATATTCATGAATGTTTCCTTCAAGTTAAGCGACGGCGACGCATTGGTCCTGACGGGCCGAAACGGCTCGGGAAAATCGACGCTTCTGCGTACCGTGGCCGGTCTTTTGCGCCCCGAACAGGGATGCATAAAGATAGCCGGCAAATGGATAGAAATGGACATGCGGCCATCGGAGGCCTGTCACTATCTCGGCCATCGCAATGCGATGAAAACGGAGCTGACCGTTTGGGAAAATCTCAGATTCTGGAAAGACTTCCTTGGCGATTTTTCTGGCGGCACGGGTATGGAGATCGATGAGGCGGCGGAAATCGTCGGCCTTGCCGGCATCACCCATCTGCCCTTCGGTTATCTTTCCGCCGGCCAGCAACGGCGTTTTGCCATGGCGAAGCTTTTGATTGCATGGCGGCCGGTGTGGATTCTCGACGAGCCGACCGCGGCGCTCGACAAGGCGGCTGACGGGATGTTTACCGGTCTGGTCCAGAGCCACTTGGGGAGAGGCGGCATCGTCCTGGCTGCTACCCATCAGCCTTTGGGACTGGAGAATGCTCGTGAATTGCAGATGACGGGGTTTGCGGGTGTGGAGGCTTGGGCATGA
- the ccmB gene encoding heme exporter protein CcmB — translation MTALFLRDIKLSIRAGGGALIGVLFFMTVVAVIPFGVGPDLNLLARIGPAIVWIGALLSALLGLDRLFQAERDDGSLDLILMQENPLVLTVLVKCLAHWVATGLPLVLASPLLGLFMNMDEVAIGAVMLTLLVGSPAITFIGAVGAAVAVALPRGGLLVSILVLPLAIPVLIFGVSASYAAVQDPAPFMPPFLILCAITLFSAVTGPFFAALALRNVMD, via the coding sequence ATGACCGCCCTTTTCCTCCGTGACATCAAACTCTCCATCCGTGCCGGCGGTGGCGCGCTGATCGGCGTATTGTTCTTCATGACCGTGGTTGCCGTCATCCCCTTCGGCGTCGGACCCGATCTCAATCTGCTTGCCCGCATCGGCCCTGCCATCGTCTGGATAGGCGCACTTCTGTCCGCCCTTCTCGGCCTCGACCGGCTGTTTCAGGCGGAACGGGATGACGGCTCCCTCGACCTCATTCTCATGCAGGAAAACCCGCTGGTCCTGACCGTACTCGTCAAATGCCTGGCGCATTGGGTCGCAACCGGCCTGCCGCTGGTGCTTGCTTCGCCGTTGCTCGGCCTTTTCATGAATATGGATGAAGTGGCGATCGGCGCGGTGATGCTGACCCTTCTCGTCGGCTCGCCCGCCATTACCTTCATCGGGGCTGTGGGCGCCGCCGTCGCCGTGGCACTGCCACGCGGAGGACTTTTGGTATCCATCCTCGTCCTGCCGCTTGCCATTCCGGTACTGATCTTCGGCGTCAGCGCCTCCTATGCGGCGGTGCAGGACCCGGCGCCCTTTATGCCGCCATTCCTCATTCTCTGCGCGATCACATTATTTTCAGCCGTAACCGGTCCTTTCTTTGCCGCTTTGGCGTTGCGCAATGTTATGGATTGA
- a CDS encoding GGDEF domain-containing protein, whose product MQDNFAYLLPFIMLTFGVVFLFLQRIGHASARYWGLGYLSAAFGFAAPLVLGGLPFEVQAIVSNLLFFSAFFLYGHALLTHFGRPLYTTARLSIVAAAVLLVSFHVFVTPDLKRELVIGDLVCALLLAIPVWIVRRRPLALADRLMVAIASLVVLETLVRIGMLLVMTPNGSMVELGEFFESDYAFYMQLAASIFGFLLALSVLASQISVTVDRHLHAAEHDPLTDVLNRRGFDRRVPDFRNDTPDGAVIACDIDHFKRINDVYGHAAGDIVLIGLADLLRRNAPEDALVARFGGEEFVVFLPGQTAALAGQLANGMRLGLSSLDWRNRGVATQITASFGVSAVARGDHSIHDAIKRADDSLYAAKRGGRDQVVLEGIRLPATAEVPSLRVVSKV is encoded by the coding sequence GTGCAAGATAATTTCGCCTATCTTCTCCCTTTCATCATGCTGACGTTTGGTGTGGTGTTCCTGTTCCTGCAGAGGATCGGCCACGCTTCGGCGCGATATTGGGGTTTGGGATATCTTTCGGCGGCCTTTGGTTTTGCCGCACCCCTGGTGCTTGGCGGTTTGCCGTTCGAAGTTCAGGCGATCGTCTCGAACCTGTTGTTCTTTTCTGCGTTTTTTCTCTACGGCCACGCGCTGCTCACCCATTTCGGACGGCCGCTTTATACGACGGCGCGACTGTCCATCGTAGCTGCGGCGGTTCTGTTGGTCTCGTTCCATGTCTTCGTCACACCGGATCTGAAACGTGAGCTGGTCATCGGCGATCTTGTCTGCGCCCTGCTGCTCGCCATCCCGGTCTGGATCGTGCGGAGGCGGCCTCTGGCGCTTGCCGACAGGCTGATGGTGGCGATTGCGTCGCTCGTGGTGCTGGAAACCCTGGTGCGCATCGGGATGCTGCTGGTGATGACGCCGAACGGCTCGATGGTCGAGCTCGGCGAATTCTTCGAATCCGATTATGCTTTCTACATGCAGCTTGCCGCGAGCATATTCGGCTTCCTTCTTGCGCTTTCCGTGCTTGCGAGCCAGATTTCCGTTACCGTTGACCGGCACCTGCATGCGGCGGAGCACGATCCGCTGACGGATGTGCTGAACCGCCGCGGCTTCGACCGGCGTGTGCCCGATTTTCGCAATGATACGCCAGATGGTGCGGTCATTGCCTGTGACATAGACCATTTCAAGCGCATCAACGATGTCTACGGTCATGCTGCGGGAGATATCGTTCTCATCGGCCTTGCCGATCTTCTCAGGCGAAATGCGCCTGAAGATGCGCTGGTGGCCCGTTTCGGCGGCGAGGAATTCGTGGTCTTCCTGCCCGGCCAGACCGCTGCCTTGGCCGGACAGCTCGCCAATGGCATGCGACTTGGCCTCTCGTCGCTCGATTGGCGCAACCGCGGCGTGGCGACACAGATCACCGCAAGCTTCGGCGTCTCGGCCGTCGCGAGAGGAGATCATTCCATTCACGATGCCATCAAGCGTGCCGATGACAGTCTCTATGCCGCAAAACGTGGCGGTCGCGATCAGGTCGTGCTGGAGGGCATACGTCTTCCCGCGACCGCTGAGGTCCCGTCGCTCAGGGTAGTTTCCAAAGTGTGA
- a CDS encoding DUF2585 domain-containing protein: protein MTVAEMPASRSRSLKWFGVAAGLLLLQIIILYFMGRIPICECGYVKLFEPGVNTPGNSQHLADWYTPSHIIHGFLFYWFAWLLFRNKPLSMRLSLAVLVEAAWEILENSPIIIDRYRTATMALGYTGDSILNSAMDTVFMALGFLFAARVPVWLTVVIAIFFEIFTGWLIRDNLTLNVVMLVWPVEAIKEWQNALPQM from the coding sequence ATGACAGTTGCGGAGATGCCGGCTTCCCGTTCGCGTTCGCTCAAATGGTTCGGCGTGGCCGCCGGGCTACTTCTCCTGCAGATCATCATCCTTTATTTCATGGGCCGCATTCCCATTTGCGAATGCGGTTACGTGAAGCTGTTCGAACCGGGCGTGAACACGCCGGGCAATTCCCAGCATCTGGCTGACTGGTATACGCCGTCGCATATCATCCATGGCTTCCTGTTCTACTGGTTCGCCTGGCTGCTGTTTCGAAACAAGCCGCTTTCCATGCGGCTTTCGCTTGCGGTCCTGGTCGAGGCAGCGTGGGAAATTCTCGAAAACTCGCCTATCATCATTGATCGTTACCGCACCGCGACCATGGCGCTCGGCTACACCGGCGACAGCATATTGAACTCGGCGATGGATACGGTTTTCATGGCGCTGGGTTTCCTTTTCGCTGCGCGCGTGCCGGTGTGGCTGACGGTGGTGATCGCCATCTTCTTCGAAATCTTCACCGGATGGCTGATCCGCGATAATCTGACGCTGAACGTGGTCATGCTCGTCTGGCCCGTCGAGGCGATCAAGGAATGGCAGAACGCGCTCCCGCAAATGTGA
- the ftsY gene encoding signal recognition particle-docking protein FtsY, translating to MALGFIKKVFSFGKDKADDRPHEDSAPEHGKENASFEEALSEAEAHNPVDVDPVSELEMETAGGPAPDETADVVLSEEDEEDAPLLPGAELSGDMGIVPLSLLQAEAAAEEQVEPSPDAADAVLDADAMDALLDEAESTDAVEPSAVPQALPKGFSSASEREEPVIAAPEPKLSWFQRLRAGLARTSSQLTTQISALFTKRKLDEDTLDELEDLLIQSDLGVETAMRITGALSSERYGKDVSGEDVARIMAGEITKVLKPVAKPLELDLSHKPHVILVVGVNGTGKTTTIGKLAAKLSGSGLKVMLAAGDTFRAAAIEQLKIWADRTGSQFIGTKLGADASGLAYDAYEQARAQKSDVLIIDTAGRLQNKTELMAELEKIVRVLGKLDPDAPHTVLQTLDATTGQNALNQVEIFRNVAGVSGLIMTKLDGTARGGILVAIAAKHKLPVYFIGVGEGVDDLEPFEAEDFAKAIAGV from the coding sequence ATGGCCCTCGGCTTCATCAAAAAAGTCTTCTCGTTCGGCAAGGATAAGGCCGACGACAGGCCGCACGAGGATTCCGCGCCCGAACACGGCAAGGAAAACGCCTCTTTCGAAGAAGCGTTGAGCGAGGCCGAAGCGCATAACCCTGTCGATGTGGATCCGGTTTCCGAACTGGAGATGGAGACGGCCGGCGGACCGGCTCCGGACGAGACGGCGGATGTTGTCCTTTCCGAAGAGGATGAGGAGGATGCGCCGCTGCTGCCCGGCGCCGAGCTTTCCGGAGATATGGGTATCGTGCCGTTGTCGCTGTTGCAGGCGGAAGCCGCGGCCGAAGAACAGGTAGAACCTTCGCCGGACGCTGCCGATGCCGTGCTTGATGCGGATGCGATGGATGCGCTGCTGGATGAGGCCGAGTCCACAGATGCCGTCGAACCATCTGCCGTGCCGCAGGCTTTACCGAAGGGCTTTTCATCGGCAAGTGAGCGTGAAGAGCCTGTTATCGCTGCGCCGGAGCCGAAGCTTAGCTGGTTTCAGCGTCTGAGGGCCGGGCTTGCCCGCACATCATCGCAACTGACCACGCAGATTTCGGCGCTGTTCACCAAGCGCAAGCTGGACGAGGATACGCTTGATGAACTGGAAGACCTTCTGATCCAGTCGGATCTGGGTGTCGAGACCGCCATGCGCATCACCGGCGCCCTGTCGTCCGAACGTTACGGCAAGGATGTGAGCGGCGAGGATGTGGCGCGCATCATGGCCGGCGAGATCACCAAGGTCCTGAAGCCCGTTGCCAAACCGCTGGAACTTGATCTTTCGCACAAGCCGCATGTCATTCTTGTCGTCGGCGTGAACGGCACGGGCAAGACGACGACGATCGGCAAGCTTGCCGCCAAGCTTTCCGGCTCCGGCCTCAAGGTCATGCTCGCGGCTGGCGACACGTTTCGAGCTGCTGCAATCGAGCAGCTCAAGATCTGGGCCGACCGTACCGGCTCGCAGTTCATCGGCACCAAGCTGGGTGCGGATGCCTCGGGTCTGGCTTACGACGCCTATGAGCAGGCGCGGGCGCAGAAAAGCGATGTACTCATCATCGACACGGCCGGTCGCCTGCAGAACAAGACGGAACTGATGGCGGAGCTGGAAAAGATCGTACGCGTACTCGGCAAGCTCGATCCGGATGCGCCGCACACCGTGCTTCAGACGCTGGATGCGACGACCGGCCAGAACGCCCTGAACCAGGTGGAAATATTCCGCAATGTCGCGGGTGTTTCGGGCCTGATTATGACAAAATTGGATGGCACGGCGCGGGGCGGTATCCTCGTTGCCATTGCCGCCAAACACAAGCTGCCGGTTTATTTCATCGGTGTGGGTGAAGGTGTGGACGATCTGGAGCCCTTCGAGGCGGAAGATTTCGCCAAGGCCATTGCGGGAGTTTGA